From a single bacterium genomic region:
- a CDS encoding tetratricopeptide repeat protein → MKLRDIFHSPMAWAIGFFILTGCAGTTVSKKTEIEKPPYNPLALERFVDAIIDDMIGESESAINNYIEALRYDTTSNEIYASLAGNYIAQGKLEKSYGIINKVLSRDAHHIESLEYLTEIYIKWHDYPRAISALEQITKLDVTNIDARYRLIALMEFQGKTLEAAKYYEELIAILGPNALLSSKLGDLYMKNKMYDKAVKVYSQASQNEPNNIFLLDALAQSYVFNRDVPNAIATYEVLVKIKEDDLVHARIGSLALQTADYPKALQHFKKAEISFPASSDIKRSLGFTLYQLQRKKEAVEYLEKAVEFNGIDVFSMSILSQLYQENKEFEKSDAMFDRILVIDTGNEAILNNYSYSLAVRGVKLDKALEMIQKALSKAPHNSHYLDTIGWIYYQLGQYDQALKFVNQSYKIDDSSWEVADHLGDIYWKLKKTTEAKSFWEKALEINKDQPQILKKIQSLTIE, encoded by the coding sequence ATGAAGTTAAGAGATATTTTTCATTCTCCGATGGCGTGGGCTATCGGTTTTTTTATCTTAACGGGGTGTGCCGGCACTACTGTTTCCAAAAAAACGGAAATCGAAAAACCGCCCTACAATCCTCTAGCATTGGAACGTTTTGTAGACGCTATTATCGATGACATGATCGGCGAATCCGAATCGGCGATAAATAACTACATTGAAGCGTTACGGTATGACACTACGTCCAATGAAATTTATGCCTCGCTTGCCGGCAATTATATAGCACAAGGCAAATTGGAAAAAAGCTATGGTATAATCAATAAAGTTCTTTCCCGCGATGCGCATCATATCGAGTCGTTGGAATATCTTACGGAAATTTATATCAAATGGCACGATTATCCGCGAGCAATCAGTGCCCTTGAACAAATCACCAAGCTTGATGTAACCAATATCGATGCCCGTTATCGATTGATTGCGCTGATGGAATTTCAAGGCAAAACTCTTGAAGCTGCTAAGTATTATGAAGAATTGATTGCCATCCTTGGCCCTAACGCATTGCTGTCGTCCAAGCTTGGTGATTTGTACATGAAGAACAAGATGTATGACAAAGCCGTTAAAGTTTATTCTCAGGCATCGCAGAACGAGCCCAATAATATTTTTTTACTGGACGCGCTTGCGCAGTCTTACGTTTTCAATAGAGATGTTCCAAACGCAATTGCTACGTATGAGGTTTTAGTCAAAATTAAAGAAGACGATTTAGTGCATGCTCGCATCGGAAGTCTGGCTCTGCAAACCGCGGACTATCCCAAGGCGCTTCAACATTTCAAAAAAGCGGAGATTTCGTTTCCCGCCAGCTCAGATATTAAACGCTCTCTGGGTTTCACATTATATCAACTTCAGCGAAAAAAAGAAGCGGTTGAATATCTTGAAAAAGCGGTAGAATTCAACGGCATAGACGTATTTTCAATGAGCATCTTATCGCAATTGTATCAGGAAAATAAAGAGTTTGAAAAATCGGACGCCATGTTTGACCGCATTCTGGTTATTGATACCGGCAATGAAGCCATTCTGAATAACTATAGTTACAGTCTCGCAGTGCGCGGCGTCAAATTGGATAAAGCGCTTGAAATGATTCAAAAAGCTCTGTCCAAAGCGCCTCACAATTCTCATTACCTCGATACGATCGGATGGATATACTATCAATTGGGTCAATATGATCAAGCGCTAAAATTTGTCAATCAATCCTACAAAATCGACGATTCGAGCTGGGAAGTTGCCGACCATTTGGGCGATATTTACTGGAAATTGAAAAAAACAACCGAAGCCAAATCGTTTTGGGAAAAAGCATTGGAGATCAATAAAGATCAACCGCAAATTTTAAAAAAAATTCAATCACTCACTATAGAATAA
- a CDS encoding GIY-YIG nuclease family protein, translating to MNSSVNIPDLFPLFDLNAPFSVVDVETTGNSHSIGHIIEIAIVRVENRAIVDQFQSFIRPPIPVPSFITKLTGISDTDLAEAPVFADIQATIAGKLQKSFFVAHNVSFDYSYIKTEFERIGRRFFMDRFCTVKLGRKLYPGHRLYNLDALAERFEITANGRHRALSDALITAEIFEHYLRHPDAAEVFSKYQRSFEKKEKWLEEFEDDIFKLPATKGVYFFKDRFDLPLYIGKSTNIRSRVLSHLREDKLSKKKRLFRSTHRFDFVECRTELEALILESRLIKKHQPPFNIQQLDKKNYVYLRITDDAYPKILIAKHRNADATYVGPFRSVRLLEHVLERVRRHFKLCPELLRERRLNKGFCFAYQLNQCCGACGEAITPEDYQQIVHAATTMVENYLQLNTKESIDNFLKSAIARQSDLKEVKNALKRTKKMMLAIPEMYSEKLILVDELEKAAYLINEGLLSGILTAQDTDRVNWEEWATTIPPDRTDEDWILLDERETIQRFIRTNRDRIRLIPVNKLVPTS from the coding sequence GTGAATTCGTCGGTTAACATACCCGATCTTTTTCCTCTTTTCGATCTGAATGCTCCTTTTTCAGTCGTTGACGTTGAGACGACAGGTAACAGCCATTCTATCGGCCACATTATCGAAATCGCGATTGTTAGAGTCGAAAACCGCGCTATAGTCGACCAATTTCAATCTTTTATACGCCCACCGATTCCTGTTCCGAGTTTCATTACTAAACTGACGGGAATAAGTGATACTGACTTAGCCGAAGCGCCTGTATTTGCCGATATTCAGGCAACCATCGCCGGAAAGCTCCAGAAAAGTTTTTTTGTAGCACACAACGTTAGTTTTGATTACAGCTATATCAAAACAGAGTTCGAGCGAATCGGACGCCGTTTTTTCATGGACCGTTTTTGCACGGTTAAATTGGGGCGCAAACTTTATCCCGGTCACCGTCTTTACAACCTTGATGCTCTTGCAGAACGTTTTGAAATAACGGCGAACGGCCGTCACCGAGCACTCAGTGACGCATTAATTACAGCCGAAATTTTTGAACATTATTTGCGCCATCCCGACGCGGCTGAAGTTTTTTCCAAATATCAACGGTCGTTCGAAAAGAAGGAAAAATGGTTGGAAGAATTTGAAGACGATATTTTTAAATTGCCTGCAACCAAAGGCGTTTATTTCTTCAAAGATCGTTTCGATCTTCCTTTATATATCGGTAAAAGTACGAACATCCGTTCACGTGTTCTTTCGCACTTGCGGGAAGATAAGCTTTCAAAAAAGAAACGGCTCTTCCGCAGTACACATCGCTTTGACTTTGTAGAATGCCGGACGGAATTGGAAGCGCTGATCCTTGAATCACGATTGATCAAAAAACATCAACCGCCGTTTAACATCCAACAGCTCGATAAAAAAAACTATGTTTATCTCAGAATCACTGATGATGCCTATCCCAAAATTTTGATTGCGAAGCACCGGAATGCCGATGCTACGTATGTCGGACCTTTCCGGTCGGTGCGTTTACTGGAGCACGTATTGGAACGCGTGCGCAGACATTTTAAGCTGTGCCCGGAATTGCTCAGGGAACGTCGTTTGAATAAAGGTTTTTGTTTTGCATATCAGCTTAATCAGTGCTGTGGCGCCTGCGGCGAAGCCATTACACCTGAAGATTATCAGCAGATAGTACATGCAGCAACAACTATGGTTGAAAATTATTTGCAACTTAATACTAAAGAAAGCATCGATAATTTTTTGAAATCGGCAATAGCACGACAATCGGATTTGAAGGAAGTGAAGAACGCGTTGAAGCGCACTAAAAAGATGATGTTGGCTATCCCGGAAATGTATTCTGAAAAACTTATTCTTGTGGATGAACTTGAAAAAGCGGCTTATTTGATCAATGAGGGCTTATTATCCGGCATTTTGACGGCGCAAGATACGGACAGAGTCAATTGGGAAGAATGGGCAACGACAATTCCGCCGGATCGAACTGACGAAGATTGGATTCTACTAGATGAAAGAGAGACGATTCAGCGTTTTATCAGGACCAATCGTGATAGAATCCGGCTGATTCCGGTCAATAAACTTGTCCCAACATCCTGA
- a CDS encoding endonuclease III has translation METTVNWAESFKPLIEKYKGRKHPLEYKNRYQLVIMTVLSAQDSDKHINQVAIKFFEAFPSMKELSEATPEQLLPYLDTVRNFGNKIKWLISMARAIQDDANIPHTMEKLTELSGIGRKSASVIIRESGGPAEGIIVDLHVVRVAPRLGAVTSDKPDKIEKELLKLIPKDDWGEIGMAISFLGREICRPTNPHCDECPMVGVCNYYQITISKKKKKLKK, from the coding sequence ATGGAAACGACCGTGAATTGGGCCGAATCTTTCAAGCCGCTGATCGAAAAATACAAAGGCCGTAAACACCCGCTTGAATACAAAAACCGTTATCAACTGGTGATCATGACGGTGCTGTCGGCGCAGGACAGCGATAAACATATTAATCAAGTCGCAATCAAGTTTTTTGAAGCGTTCCCGTCGATGAAAGAGCTGTCCGAAGCGACGCCGGAACAATTATTGCCGTATCTCGACACGGTGCGTAATTTCGGCAACAAGATCAAATGGCTGATCTCGATGGCTCGCGCGATCCAGGATGACGCGAATATCCCGCACACGATGGAGAAACTGACGGAACTTTCGGGAATCGGGCGCAAGTCGGCGAGCGTTATCATTCGTGAATCAGGCGGACCGGCGGAGGGCATCATCGTCGATTTACATGTCGTGCGCGTCGCACCGCGGCTCGGAGCCGTTACCAGCGATAAACCCGACAAAATCGAAAAAGAACTCCTCAAGCTCATCCCTAAAGATGACTGGGGCGAGATCGGCATGGCCATTTCCTTTCTCGGTAGAGAAATCTGCCGCCCGACCAATCCTCACTGCGACGAATGCCCGATGGTCGGCGTGTGCAACTATTACCAAATCACGATCAGTAAGAAAAAAAAGAAACTCAAAAAATGA
- a CDS encoding DUF4292 domain-containing protein produces the protein MRREKASIHDITPLEIVKKNNAYTERLRYMKAVSTLTLESPKSSNQFSAQIAIRYPDSVYIKIEGILGVDGLKASLNKDTYVLYNIINKYVIKGKTSTDAIRKTFDYDVSFEEMVELLLGLVPIKQSELKQLTQFDVDSSYYVMIFANGSGTKKIWIDPYADFAVSRINYYDASGELILEKEFTRFEKISGFYFPRYVRVVRPKEKDLLSLYFDLRTINKSFSSSIFEIRYPKNIDLYTQ, from the coding sequence GTGCGACGCGAAAAAGCTTCAATTCACGACATTACACCGCTTGAAATCGTCAAAAAAAATAACGCTTATACGGAACGGTTACGGTACATGAAAGCGGTCAGCACGTTGACGCTCGAGTCACCAAAGTCATCCAATCAATTTAGCGCGCAGATCGCCATTCGGTATCCCGATTCGGTTTACATTAAAATCGAAGGTATTCTGGGTGTGGACGGCTTAAAAGCATCTCTCAATAAAGACACCTATGTTTTATATAATATTATTAATAAATACGTCATTAAAGGTAAGACCAGTACCGACGCTATTCGCAAAACTTTTGACTACGATGTGAGCTTCGAAGAAATGGTCGAATTGCTGCTGGGATTGGTTCCGATCAAGCAGTCGGAATTAAAACAGTTAACGCAATTTGATGTGGACAGCAGTTACTATGTCATGATTTTTGCTAACGGATCGGGCACAAAAAAAATATGGATCGATCCGTACGCTGATTTTGCAGTGAGTCGAATCAATTACTACGACGCTTCCGGTGAATTGATATTAGAAAAAGAGTTTACCCGTTTTGAAAAAATAAGCGGCTTTTATTTTCCAAGATACGTTCGTGTGGTCCGTCCGAAAGAAAAGGATTTGTTGAGCCTTTACTTCGATTTACGAACGATCAATAAATCATTTAGCAGCAGCATATTCGAAATCCGCTATCCCAAAAACATCGATCTATACACACAGTAA
- a CDS encoding KTSC domain-containing protein, translated as MDRIEVTSSELKSVGYDQDHSILEVEFQKGGIYQYFDVPAYQYDSLLTAESLGKYFNANIRSNYRYSRIS; from the coding sequence ATGGATAGAATCGAGGTTACGTCGTCTGAGCTAAAATCGGTAGGGTACGATCAGGATCATAGTATATTGGAGGTAGAATTCCAAAAAGGGGGAATTTACCAATATTTCGATGTGCCGGCATATCAATATGACAGTTTGCTCACCGCCGAATCTTTGGGAAAATATTTCAACGCTAATATTCGATCCAATTACCGATACTCCAGAATATCCTGA
- a CDS encoding M28 family peptidase — protein sequence MKKYGWVFFCLLLVSFSDNPLSDDEKMALESIQANTLKAHLAFLQDDLLEGREAGERGNLIAANYIAGEFEKLGLLPKGDGGSYFQSVKLVSAPVLPETKLTLNAKQSVQFEFSSNFLLYNYPQTDTVIKKELVFARFGITAPEYNYDDFKDLDVKDKIVVIFAGEPISADSSYFMGYKNSKYSLLSHKSKAIKRLGAAGALILATPEHAGSYKFLSNYLGHRTINLHRDYVHSSNDNPDFFFPILNPDASKQFVEGLGWKWDDVSVSFPKQKTGPIKNATVEITVKSNRRYFDSPNVIGLLEGTDNKDEYVILSAHFDHIGITKPVDGDSINNGATDNASGTSALLSTAEAFAKLKVKPKRSILFVACTAEEKGLLGSKFYSENPTIDLSKAVADINMDVVGFATSEKASAITLVGDEYTTLGATMQKWARFVGLTPLPDLFPQENFFQRSDNYNFSVKGIPSISPGGGTESKEDFDVYLKFYHKTSDQLGKVPFSFNLLRLQTQCIFLSALDVANTQEKPKWLKKL from the coding sequence ATGAAAAAGTATGGATGGGTGTTTTTTTGTTTATTGCTAGTTTCGTTTTCAGACAATCCACTTTCTGATGACGAAAAAATGGCGTTGGAAAGTATTCAAGCCAACACGTTGAAAGCGCATTTGGCATTTTTACAAGACGATTTGTTGGAAGGGCGCGAAGCCGGTGAACGGGGTAATCTGATCGCGGCCAATTATATTGCCGGCGAATTTGAAAAACTGGGCTTGCTGCCAAAAGGCGACGGCGGTTCTTATTTTCAATCAGTAAAATTGGTTTCAGCGCCTGTACTGCCTGAAACGAAACTGACATTGAATGCGAAGCAATCCGTTCAATTCGAATTCAGTTCCAATTTCCTTTTGTACAACTATCCTCAGACAGACACCGTAATCAAAAAGGAACTGGTATTTGCGCGCTTCGGCATTACGGCGCCTGAATATAACTATGATGATTTCAAGGATCTGGACGTCAAAGACAAAATCGTTGTGATTTTTGCAGGCGAACCGATATCCGCCGACAGCAGTTATTTCATGGGCTACAAAAATTCAAAATACTCCTTGCTGTCGCATAAATCGAAAGCGATCAAACGTCTTGGCGCAGCCGGCGCTTTAATTCTGGCCACGCCGGAACATGCCGGATCGTATAAATTTCTGTCCAACTATCTCGGACATCGTACGATCAACCTGCATCGTGATTATGTTCATTCAAGTAATGATAACCCTGATTTCTTTTTTCCTATTCTGAATCCTGATGCGTCAAAACAATTTGTTGAAGGCTTGGGCTGGAAATGGGATGATGTTTCGGTTTCATTTCCTAAACAGAAAACCGGTCCGATCAAGAATGCGACGGTTGAAATTACGGTAAAAAGCAATCGCCGGTATTTTGACAGCCCTAATGTGATTGGATTATTGGAAGGCACCGATAACAAGGATGAATACGTGATCTTATCGGCGCATTTCGATCATATCGGAATTACCAAACCGGTCGACGGCGATTCGATCAATAACGGCGCGACGGATAATGCGTCGGGAACCAGCGCTTTGCTAAGTACGGCCGAAGCTTTTGCCAAATTGAAAGTCAAACCAAAACGTTCGATTTTATTTGTAGCATGTACGGCGGAAGAAAAAGGATTGCTTGGATCTAAATTTTATTCAGAAAATCCCACCATTGATCTCTCGAAAGCCGTGGCGGACATCAACATGGACGTGGTCGGGTTTGCTACATCCGAAAAAGCTTCAGCGATCACGTTAGTCGGAGACGAGTATACGACGCTCGGTGCGACCATGCAGAAATGGGCACGTTTTGTGGGCTTAACGCCTTTGCCGGATTTATTTCCACAGGAAAATTTCTTCCAACGAAGCGATAATTATAATTTTTCTGTCAAAGGTATTCCATCGATTTCACCCGGCGGAGGCACCGAATCCAAAGAAGATTTCGATGTATATTTAAAATTTTATCACAAAACGTCAGACCAGCTTGGAAAAGTTCCTTTCAGCTTCAATCTCCTGCGTTTGCAGACACAATGCATTTTCTTATCGGCATTAGATGTGGCGAATACTCAAGAGAAACCGAAGTGGTTAAAAAAATTATAA
- a CDS encoding PA0069 family radical SAM protein, which produces MPIPIQNNNDDHRTVVPTHEDDASEYNDFESIPQKQFTKTTKGRSAGFNPANRFDEFHSEKSLDDITDEDVDPEKKIPSEYIRDTTKSILSKNDSPDIPFTYSINPYRGCEHGCIYCYARPSHEYLGYSSGLDFETKILVKYDAAQLLEKEFRKSSWRPEPICVSGNTDCYQPAERKLQLTRGLLKVFLRYQNPVRLITKNFLITRDLDILSELAKLNLVGVMISITTLDTELARKMEPRTASPTKRFHAIELLAKNNIPVGVMTAPMIPGLNDHEMPEILRLASEAGATSAGYTVVRLTWALKALFKDWLERTYPTKKEKIIHAIQDTRDGKLASAEFGKRMTGEGEMAEHIAKVFKTFTHKYGLNKKIVRRKPAPFLRGGIEQFNLF; this is translated from the coding sequence ATGCCCATCCCCATCCAAAACAACAATGACGATCATCGTACCGTAGTTCCGACACATGAGGACGATGCGTCCGAATATAATGATTTCGAATCAATCCCGCAAAAGCAATTTACCAAAACTACCAAAGGGCGTTCGGCCGGATTCAATCCTGCCAACCGTTTCGACGAATTCCACTCCGAAAAAAGTCTTGACGATATTACCGACGAAGACGTCGATCCCGAAAAGAAAATTCCGTCCGAATATATCCGCGACACGACCAAATCAATCCTGTCCAAAAACGATTCGCCGGACATACCCTTTACGTACAGCATCAATCCGTACCGCGGCTGTGAGCACGGCTGCATTTATTGTTACGCGCGGCCGTCGCATGAATATCTCGGCTATTCGTCGGGTCTGGATTTTGAAACGAAAATTTTAGTCAAATACGACGCGGCGCAATTGCTTGAAAAAGAATTCCGGAAATCCTCGTGGAGGCCTGAGCCGATCTGCGTTTCCGGTAATACGGATTGTTACCAGCCGGCCGAACGAAAACTCCAACTTACGCGTGGGCTTTTGAAAGTATTTCTGCGATATCAGAACCCCGTTCGTCTCATCACAAAAAACTTTCTGATCACGCGCGATCTGGATATTTTAAGCGAGCTCGCTAAACTGAATCTCGTCGGAGTAATGATTTCGATTACGACGCTCGACACCGAATTGGCACGGAAGATGGAACCGAGGACAGCATCTCCAACCAAACGATTTCACGCCATCGAATTACTGGCTAAAAACAATATTCCGGTCGGCGTAATGACGGCGCCGATGATCCCCGGCCTCAACGATCACGAGATGCCTGAAATTTTACGGCTGGCATCGGAAGCCGGCGCGACCAGTGCGGGCTATACGGTCGTCCGGCTCACATGGGCTTTGAAGGCGCTTTTCAAAGACTGGTTAGAAAGAACGTATCCGACCAAAAAGGAAAAAATCATTCATGCGATCCAGGACACGCGCGACGGTAAATTGGCGTCAGCCGAATTTGGCAAACGTATGACCGGCGAAGGCGAAATGGCCGAACACATTGCTAAAGTCTTCAAAACGTTTACACATAAATACGGATTGAACAAAAAAATCGTTCGTCGGAAACCCGCGCCGTTCTTGCGCGGCGGGATTGAGCAATTTAATTTGTTTTGA
- a CDS encoding glycosyltransferase: MNSNPEISIVIPLLNEEESLSELTTMIAEVIGTMKRSYEILFIDDGSTDRSFEIIRQLQSQNANVRALKFRKNFGKSAALAEGFRRVRGRYVITMDADLQDDPREIPNLIKKLEEGYDLVSGWKKKRFDPIGKTVPSKFFNFVTGLLTGIKLHDFNCGLKAYRSEVVKDVSLYGELHRYIPALAKWEGYGRITEIVVQHHPRKYGYSKFGIARFFRGFLDLVTVLFLSRYVKRPLHFFGFIGVFIFLIGLGINSYLSIDWFLGVPLANRPMLFLGILLMLIGFQILMTGLIGEMITHNSQKTQEHPVREEI, translated from the coding sequence ATGAATTCTAATCCTGAAATCTCGATAGTAATTCCGCTTCTGAATGAAGAAGAGTCGTTGTCGGAACTGACAACGATGATTGCGGAAGTGATCGGAACCATGAAACGGTCGTATGAAATTTTATTTATCGACGACGGAAGTACGGACCGTTCTTTTGAAATCATCCGGCAACTGCAATCGCAAAACGCAAATGTGCGCGCTTTAAAATTCCGCAAAAATTTTGGTAAATCAGCCGCTCTGGCTGAAGGTTTTCGAAGGGTACGCGGCCGCTACGTGATTACGATGGATGCCGATTTGCAAGATGATCCGCGTGAAATTCCGAATCTGATAAAAAAGCTTGAAGAAGGATACGACTTGGTTTCAGGCTGGAAGAAAAAAAGATTCGATCCGATTGGAAAAACCGTTCCTTCGAAATTTTTTAACTTTGTGACCGGCTTGTTGACCGGCATCAAGCTTCACGATTTTAACTGCGGTCTCAAGGCTTATCGGAGCGAAGTGGTCAAAGATGTGAGCCTTTACGGAGAATTGCATCGCTATATTCCTGCGTTGGCGAAGTGGGAAGGTTACGGACGAATTACGGAAATTGTAGTGCAGCATCACCCGAGAAAATACGGATATAGTAAATTCGGGATAGCTCGTTTCTTTCGCGGCTTTCTGGACCTTGTGACAGTACTGTTTTTGTCACGTTATGTGAAACGCCCTTTGCATTTTTTTGGTTTTATCGGCGTTTTTATCTTTCTGATCGGGCTTGGAATTAATAGCTACCTTTCCATCGATTGGTTTTTGGGTGTGCCGTTAGCCAATCGACCGATGTTATTTCTGGGAATTTTGTTGATGCTGATCGGTTTTCAAATTTTAATGACCGGTTTGATCGGCGAAATGATCACGCACAATTCTCAAAAAACTCAAGAGCATCCGGTTCGAGAGGAAATATAG
- a CDS encoding 3-hydroxyacyl-CoA dehydrogenase has protein sequence MSVKKITVIGAGIMGNGIAHVAAQAGFDTILNDISKEILNKASVSITKNLDKGIELGKLTAKDKETTLSKLTFNDDLESSIQDADFIIEAVPEKIDLKIKIFSTLDKTCKPETILATNTSSLSIIEIAAVTNRPQRCIGMHFFNPVHKMKLVEIIKTLETDETTVRITQEVSLKMGKEIVTIKESPGFITSRINAMIGNEAFYMLQEGIASAKDIDTALKLGLNHPMGPFEMVDLVGLDTRLSILEYLHKSLGEKYRPCPLMIQYVKAGRLGRKAGKGVYDYSNEKK, from the coding sequence ATGAGTGTAAAAAAAATTACCGTAATCGGCGCAGGCATTATGGGCAATGGTATTGCGCATGTTGCCGCGCAAGCTGGATTTGATACCATTCTTAACGATATTTCTAAAGAGATTTTAAATAAAGCATCGGTTTCTATTACCAAGAACCTCGATAAAGGAATTGAGTTAGGTAAGTTGACTGCTAAAGACAAAGAAACGACTTTATCAAAATTAACTTTTAACGATGATCTTGAATCGTCGATTCAAGACGCCGATTTTATCATTGAAGCTGTTCCGGAAAAAATTGATCTGAAAATTAAGATCTTTTCCACACTTGATAAAACTTGCAAACCTGAAACCATCCTGGCAACCAATACTTCATCGCTCAGCATTATCGAAATAGCGGCCGTTACCAATCGTCCGCAACGCTGCATCGGCATGCATTTTTTCAATCCGGTTCACAAAATGAAACTAGTCGAGATCATCAAAACACTCGAAACTGACGAAACGACGGTCCGAATAACGCAGGAAGTATCGCTCAAAATGGGTAAAGAGATCGTGACCATCAAAGAATCGCCCGGATTTATCACCAGCCGCATCAATGCGATGATAGGTAATGAAGCCTTTTACATGCTGCAGGAAGGCATTGCATCAGCTAAGGACATTGATACGGCATTGAAACTAGGATTGAATCATCCGATGGGACCGTTTGAAATGGTGGATCTCGTCGGGCTTGATACGCGGTTGAGCATCTTGGAATATTTGCATAAGTCATTGGGTGAAAAATATCGTCCGTGCCCTTTGATGATCCAGTACGTCAAAGCCGGACGTCTCGGCCGGAAAGCCGGCAAGGGAGTGTACGATTATTCAAATGAGAAGAAATAA